The Streptomyces sp. M92 nucleotide sequence ACGTCGCCACCGCGGAACTCGACTCGGCCCTGCGCGGTGGCCCCTTCCACGTGGCCCTGCGCGCCGCGATCGCCGCGCGGGGACTGCCGCTGCAGCGCGTGCAGCACCATCTGTCGCGCCACGGGGTGAAGGTGGGCGTCACGAGCCTCAGCTACTGGCAGCAGGGCGCCCGGCGCCCCCAGCGCCCGGAGTCGCTGCGGGCCGTACGGGCCTTGGAGGAGATACTCCAGCTGCCCGAGGAGTCGCTGATACGGCTGCTGGCCGGGGCCGAGGAGGACCCCGCGGACCGGCGGCCCGCCGTCCGCTCCTACCGCGCCCACATGGAGGCCTCCGGCGTCCTGGAGCGGCTGCTGGCCGAGCTGGACCATCACTCGTCGGACGGCGGGGTGCACGTCCTCGGGCACCACGAACGGATCCGGATCGGAACCCGCCGCGAGCTCGCCGCCCGTGAGTCGCACCACATCGTCCGCGCCCACCGCGACGGCGTCGACCGCTTCGTCGCCGTCCACCACGGCGACCCGGGCTGCGCTCCCGCGCGGATGACCGTCCACGCGCTGGAGAACTGCCGCACGGGACGGGTACGCATCCACCACGACACCGGTGTGCTGGTGACCGAGCTGCTCTTCGACACGCGTCTGCGGACCGGAGACACCCACCTCTTCCGTTACGGCGTCGAGGACGGCACGGCGGGGGTGAGCCGCGAGTACACCCGCGGATTCGGCGCGGCGGGCGGGCAGTACGCCCTCCAGGTGCGCTTCGACGCGGCGGCCCTGCCGGTGCGCTGCCACCGGTTCACACAGCACTCGCCGGCGGCTCCGCGCGGCGGTCGGCAGGAGCTCGTCCTCAGCGGGCAGCACCACTCGGTGCACCTCGTGGAACCGCGGATGCGGTCGGGGATGCTGGGGATCGGGTGGGACTGGGAGTGAACGGGCGGTCGCGGGCCCGACCGGTCAGGTCCCGGGACTCGCGACGATCCGGCCCTGCTTCACCTCGACCGGCAGCTCGACGAGCGGCACGGTCGCCGGGGCGTGCAGCACCTCGCCGGTCCGGGCGTCGAACTCGCTGCCGTGACAGGGGCAGACCAGTTTCGTCCCTTCCAGCTTCCTGATGGGGCACCCCGCGTGCGTGCAGACCGTGCTGAACGCCTTCAGCGACCCGTCCTCGGCCCGGCTGACCACCACGTTGTGGTCCCGGTCCAGCTTCGTCGCCCCCTTGGCGACCGCCCCGTCCGCGCCGAGGTCGACGGGTGCGGTCGGCCGGGCGGGCGCGGCACCGTCATCGCCCGGTGAGCAGGCGGCCGCGCCGAGTCCGGCGACGGGCGTGAGGGCCGCCGTACGCAGGACGGTACGGCGGCTCGGGGCGGGACGGCCGGGCATGCGGGCTCCACTGGTCGGGGGATGTGCAGGGCGACGATATCCGGCGGCCGGGGTCCCGCCGCGGGGTGGGTGGCGCGGAAGTGGCACGACCCCGGTGGCCTTCGGAGCGGGGCGCGTAAACGCTTGCGCGAGCGTTTACGCGCTCACTGGGCATGAGGTACGGTCCCGGCCAGTGGCCCACGGTGCGGTGTGGCCGGCCGATCTGCGGCCGTACACGGGAAGGGGAGCCGTCGATGGCGACCATGGCCGATGTCGCCCGGAGCGCCGGGGTCTCCGTGGCGACCGTCTCGCACGTGCTCAACGACACCCGTCCGGTGCTGCCACGTACCCGGCAGGCGGTGCTGGACGCCATCGAGGAACTCGGCTACACCCCGAACACCCTCGCCCGCTCCCTGGTGACCTCCCGCACCCGTTCCATCGGCCTCGCGGTGTCGGCGATCAGCAACCCGTACTTCACGGAGATCCTCCAGGGCGTCGAGACCGCCGCTCTGGAACACGGGTACGGCCTGCTCATAGCCGATCCGCACGACGACCCCGACCACGAGCGCAAGGCCGTACGGCTGCTGCACGAGCGTCGGGTGGACGGCATGATCGTCGCGCCCTCCGCCGAACCGCGCGGCCTCGTCGCCTACCTCGGCCGCCATCGCGTGCCCACCGTGTTCCTCGACCGGGTCGTGGACCCCCCGGACGGCGACGGCGCTCCGCGCTTCGACCAGGTCTGCGCCGAGGGCGCCGAGCCGACGACCCGGCTGGTGACCCATCTCGCCGGGCTCGGCCACCGCGGGATCGGCCTGGTGGCGGGCCGGCCGGGGCTCAGCACCACGCGGGAGCGGATCACCGGGTACCGGCACGGCCTCGCCGCCGCCGGGTTGCCCTTCGACGAACGGCTCCTGGTCCACGGCGACTCCGAGGCGGCCGGCGGCGAACGGGCCACGGCCGCCCTGCTGTCCCTGCCGGTACCGCCCACCGCACTGGTCACCGCCAACAACGCGATGACCATCGGAGCGCTGCGCGCCGTGCGGGACCGCGGTCTGTCCGTACCCGGCGACCTGGCGCTGTGCTGCTTCGACGACTTCCCCTGGGCCGACCTTTTCTCCCCCCGGCTCACGGCCGTGGCGCAGCCCAGCAGAGAGCTCGGCGCCCGGGCCGTCCGGCTGCTGCTGGAGCGCCTCGCCGAGCCGGACCGGCCCGCCCGGACCGTGCGGTTGCCGTGCGCCTTCGTGCACCGCACCTCGTGCGGCTGCCCCGAGCGGTCCGAGCAAGCCCCCGTAATGGTTCACGAAAGGACACTCCCGTGATCGTCGTCGCCGGTGAGGCCCTGATCGACCTGGTCCCGCAGGGGACGGGCGCCCTCGCCGCCCTGCGCCCGGCGCTCGGCGGCGGGCCTTACAACACGGCCGTCGCGCTCGGCCGCCTCGGCTCCCCCGCCGCTTTCTGCTCCCGGGTGTCGTACGACGCCTTCGGCGAGGCCCTGCTGGAGCGGCTGCGCGAGACGGGCGTGGACGTGTCCCCCGTGCAGCGCGGGGCCGAGCCCACCACGCTCGCCGTGGCCTCGGTGGACGCGGACGGTTCCGCCGCGTACTCCTTCTACGTCGACGGGACGGCGGACAGGTTGTTCGCGGTGCCCGCCGCGCTGCCGTCCGGTACCCGTGCGGTCTCCTTCGGAACCTGTTCGCTGGTGCTGGAGCCGGGCGCGAGCGCCTACGAGGAACTGCTGCGGGAGACGGCCTCCCGGGGCGTACTCACGGCGCTGGACCCCAACATCCGGCCCGGCCTGATCCTGGACGCCGACGCCTACCGGGCCCGGTTCAAAAGCTGGCTGCCCTCCGTGGACCTGCTGAAACTGTCCGCCGAGGACGCCGAGTGGCTCGGCGGAACGCCCCGGGAATGGCTGGCGGCGGGTCCGGCGGCGGTCGTGGTCACCCGGGGCGGTGCCGGACTGACGGCGTACACCCGCGACGGAAGCGAGTACTCGGTACCGGGCGAGCGAGTCGAGGTGGTGGACACGATCGGCGCGGGCGACACGGTGAACGCGGCGCTGCTGCACGGCCTCGCGGTGCGGGACGCGCTCAGCGCGGAGGCGGTGGCCGCGCTGGGGCCCGAGGGCTGGGCGGGGCTGCTGGGCTTCGCCGCCCGCGCGGCGGCGGTCACCTGCTCGCGGGCGGGCGCGGAGCCGCCGTACGCGCACGAGGTGGCCGGCTGAACGCCGACGGCACCGGTCCGTCCCCGGGGGCCCGGCGGTCCATGGCTGCGTGAACTTCACCGTCGGCCACCTCGGCTCGCCAAGGTGCGCGGGCGCTTCAGCGGCGAGCAGGCCGAACTGTTCGTCACTGTTCGTCGGGAGTGGGACGAGGACGTCCGGGTGTCCGCCGCGGTCGACCTGGCCTCCTTCGACACCGGGAACGCCGACCGGGACGCGCGCGTACGCGCCTCCGACCTTGCTCGACGTGGCGAAGCGCCCGACGATGGCCTACCGCTCGATCCGGGTGTCGGGCGGAGGCGAGGGACGGGACCATGGAGGGGCGAGCCGACCATCGGCGACATGACCCGGCCGGTGATGTTCGCCGTGGAGTTCGGCGGGCTGGGCGCCATGCCGTCGGCGGTGACGGGCGGCACGACGGGTTCGAGGCGACGGGTGAGATCCGACGCGGCGAATTCGGAGCCGGAGGGCGCCTGAGCCCCCGAGCCGGGCGCACGCCGAGCCGGGCGCCGCGGGATCGTCCGTGGGGCCCGGCTCGGCTCCGGTTCAGGCCTTGCTCGTCCGCGCCGTCTTCTTCGCGTCGGGCTTCGCGGCCGTCTTGGCAGTCTTGGCCGGCTTGGTGGCGGGCTTCTTCGCCGCCGTGCCGGTGACCGCCTTGGTGGTGGTCTTCGTGGCGGACGCCTTGGCCGCCACCGTCTTCGCGGCCGCCTTGCGCGGGGCCTTCACGGGGGCGGCGTCGCTGATGCGGTCCGCGCCGAGGATGTCCCGCAGGAACTTGCCGGTGTGGCTGGCGGGCACGGCGGCGACCTGCTCGGGCGTGCCCTCGGCGACCACCAGGCCACCGCCGGCGCCGCCCTCGGGGCCCATGTCGACGACCCAGTCGGCGGTCTTGATCACGTCGAGGTTGTGCTCGATGACGATGACCGAGTTGCCCTTGTCGACGAGGCCGGACAGGACCGTGAGCAGCTTGCTGATGTCCTCGAAGTGGAGACCGGTGGTCGGCTCGTCCAGGACGTAGACCGTGCGCCCGGTGGAGCGGCGCTGCAACTCGCTGGCGAGCTTGACGCGCTGGGCCTCACCGCCGGAGAGGGTGGTCGCGGACTGGCCGAGCCGGACGTAGCCGAGGCCGACGTCCTTGAGGGTCTTCATGTGCCGGGAGATCGCGGGGACCGCCTCGAAGAAGTCCGTGGCCTCCTCGATCGGCATGTTCAGCACGTCGGCGATGGACTTGCCCTTGTAGTGGACCTCCAGGGTCTCCCGGTTGTACCGGGCGCCGTGGCAGACCTCGCACGGGACGTAGACGTCCGGGAGGAAGTTCATCTCGATCTTGATGGTGCCGTCGCCCGCGCAGTTCTCGCAGCGGCCGCCCTTGACGTTGAAGGAGAAGCGGCCCGGCAGGTAGCCGCGGACCTTCGCCTCGGTCGTCTCGGCGAACAGCTTGCGGATGTGGTCGAAGACACCGGTGTACGTCGCCGGGTTGGACCGCGGGGTGCGGCC carries:
- a CDS encoding Rieske (2Fe-2S) protein, which gives rise to MPGRPAPSRRTVLRTAALTPVAGLGAAACSPGDDGAAPARPTAPVDLGADGAVAKGATKLDRDHNVVVSRAEDGSLKAFSTVCTHAGCPIRKLEGTKLVCPCHGSEFDARTGEVLHAPATVPLVELPVEVKQGRIVASPGT
- a CDS encoding LacI family DNA-binding transcriptional regulator, whose amino-acid sequence is MATMADVARSAGVSVATVSHVLNDTRPVLPRTRQAVLDAIEELGYTPNTLARSLVTSRTRSIGLAVSAISNPYFTEILQGVETAALEHGYGLLIADPHDDPDHERKAVRLLHERRVDGMIVAPSAEPRGLVAYLGRHRVPTVFLDRVVDPPDGDGAPRFDQVCAEGAEPTTRLVTHLAGLGHRGIGLVAGRPGLSTTRERITGYRHGLAAAGLPFDERLLVHGDSEAAGGERATAALLSLPVPPTALVTANNAMTIGALRAVRDRGLSVPGDLALCCFDDFPWADLFSPRLTAVAQPSRELGARAVRLLLERLAEPDRPARTVRLPCAFVHRTSCGCPERSEQAPVMVHERTLP
- a CDS encoding carbohydrate kinase family protein — translated: MIVVAGEALIDLVPQGTGALAALRPALGGGPYNTAVALGRLGSPAAFCSRVSYDAFGEALLERLRETGVDVSPVQRGAEPTTLAVASVDADGSAAYSFYVDGTADRLFAVPAALPSGTRAVSFGTCSLVLEPGASAYEELLRETASRGVLTALDPNIRPGLILDADAYRARFKSWLPSVDLLKLSAEDAEWLGGTPREWLAAGPAAVVVTRGGAGLTAYTRDGSEYSVPGERVEVVDTIGAGDTVNAALLHGLAVRDALSAEAVAALGPEGWAGLLGFAARAAAVTCSRAGAEPPYAHEVAG
- a CDS encoding YceI family protein, whose protein sequence is MRGRFSGEQAELFVTVRREWDEDVRVSAAVDLASFDTGNADRDARVRASDLARRGEAPDDGLPLDPGVGRRRGTGPWRGEPTIGDMTRPVMFAVEFGGLGAMPSAVTGGTTGSRRRVRSDAANSEPEGA